A genomic region of Trifolium pratense cultivar HEN17-A07 linkage group LG3, ARS_RC_1.1, whole genome shotgun sequence contains the following coding sequences:
- the LOC123916800 gene encoding F-box protein At4g22280-like — protein sequence MSNSTNKESENKDRLSDLPDCVIIHILLLLNIKQAVGTCVLSRRWKDMWKHLPALILHKSDFRTIKIFTKCVSKVLSLRDSSISLQSLDFERYNCRFEPHILKTVVNYALSHNVQQLGLYVNGDIAQIPFSCETLTHLKLSIHNGIGHETLFPKSLDLPALTNLQLGNFTFCVGDNDCAEPFSILNRLNNLFICDCTVKGTETLCISSATLVNLTIYNNSNDYYKIELCTPSLCTFAFCGTPCQSISASDVSSLKHVDIHAEAEVVSYNLGPPMFLFSWLLEFANIESLTVTATTLQVLSLFPGMFKLNFPTLGNLKSLRVEFDEIQYELRMLLCKVKLLTVESGEETARIKKAFEFGWEPSPIPVGMVEFLLQNSLRARVDYVDGTKRPLRPRRL from the exons ATGTCCAATTCTACCAACAAAGAAAGTGAAAACAAAGACAGACTCAGCGACTTACCTGACTGTGTTATCATTCACATATTGTTACTTTTGAACATCAAACAAGCGGTTGGAACTTGTGTTCTGTCCAGAAGATGGAAGGATATGTGGAAACATCTTCCCGCCCTTATATTGCATAAATCAGACTTTCGAACTATCAAGATATTTACTAAATGTGTGTCTAAGGTTCTATCTCTTCGTGATTCCTCTATCTCATTGCAGTCTCTTGATTTTGAGCGTTATAATTGTCGCTTTGAACCACATATACTCAAAACGGTTGTGAATTATGCTCTTTCTCACAATGTCCAACAATTAGGACTTTATGTCAATGGTGACATTGCACAAATTCCGTTTTCATGTGAGACTTTAACACATCTTAAACTTTCCATTCACAATGGCATAGGTCATGAAACACTATTTCCAAAATCTCTCGATTTGCCGGCATTAACTAACTTGCAACTAGGGAATTTCACATTTTGTGTTGGCGATAATGATTGTGCTGAACCATTTTCAATCCTTAATAGGTtgaataatttgtttatttgcGATTGTACCGTGAAAGGTACAGAAACCCTCTGCATATCAAGTGCGACGCTTGTCAATTTAACCATATACAATAACTCAAATGACTATTACAAAATTGAGCTATGTACTCCAAGTCTTTGTACATTTGCTTTTTGTGGTACTCCTTGTCAGAGTATCTCTGCTAGCGATGTTTCTTCTCTTAAACATGTAGATATTCATGCAGAAGCAGAAGTAGTTTCATATAACCTGGGGCCTCCTATGTTTCTATTCAGCTGGCTCCTAGAGTTTGCTAATATAGAATCATTGACCGTCACTGCAACTACTCTTCAG GTTCTCTCCTTATTTCCTGGCATGTTTAAGTTAAACTTCCCTACCTTGGGTAACTTGAAGTCATTGAGAGTGGAATTTGACGAAATTCAATACGAACTTCGCATGTTACTGTGCAAGGTCAAGTTACTGACAGTCGAGTCAGGGGAAGAAACAGCCCGGATAAAAAAAGCATTTGAATTTGGATGGGAACCGTCACCCATACCTGTTGGAATGGTGGAGTTCTTGCTTCAAAATTCACTCCGTGCAAGAGTTGACTACGTCGATGGCACAAAAAGACCTCTTAGACCGAGACGCTTATGA
- the LOC123916802 gene encoding putative F-box/FBD/LRR-repeat protein At1g78760: protein MSDSASEIMIAPTAPKRIKLSESENEDRLGDLPETVILHILSFLNAKQAVETCVLSKRWKDLWKRLPKLILYSNDYRTYKIFTKFVSKVLALRDSSMALQALDFRRQNGCLELHILKRVVNYAISHNVQQLGLYVNGDIAEIPSTVFSCQTLTHLKLSIYPGLNRETMFPKSLTLPAITNLQLEHFTFCVGDNDRVEPFLNFNRLNSLVISKCSVRGGQTLYLSNATLINFTIYDDGDNFYKVDLCTPCLCTFVFTGTPYQRISGCNASSLKHVDIDADISSCPGDPPLFLFSWLLEFANIKSLTVSAATLQVLSLLPNLLNIKLPSLVNLKSLRIIIKALEYGFRKRLCDVKLRKVKSKKEAARLRKAFKKGLEPSPLVPEGIVDFLLQNSPSAEVDFIDEERLPRRARDL from the exons ATGTCTGATTCTGCATCTGAGATTATGATTGCGCCAACAGCGCCGAAGAGAATAAAGCTCAGCGAGTCTGAAAATGAAGACAGACTCGGTGATTTACCCGAAACTGTTATTCTTCACATACTCTCATTCTTGAATGCCAAACAGGCTGTTGAAACTTGCGTTCTGTCCAAAAGATGGAAGGATCTCTGGAAACGTCTTCCAAAACTTATTTTGTATTCTAATGACTATCGAACTTATAAGATATTCACCAAATTTGTGTCTAAGGTTTTAGCTCTTCGCGATTCCTCTATGGCATTGCAGGCCCTCGATTTTAGGCGTCAAAATGGTTGCTTGGAGCTTCACATACTCAAACGGGTTGTAAATTATGCTATTTCGCACAATGTCCAGCAGTTAGGACTTTATGTCAATGGTGACATTGCAGAAATTCCGTCTACTGTGTTTTCTTGTCAGACTTTAACACATCTTAAGCTTTCGATTTACCCGGGTCTTAATCGTGAAACAATGTTTCCAAAATCTCTTACTTTACCGGCAATAACCAACTTGCAACTAGAGCATTTTACATTTTGTGTTGGCGATAATGACCGTGTCGAGCCATTTTTGAACTTTAATAGGTTGAATAGTTTGGTTATTTCGAAATGTAGTGTGAGAGGTGGACAAACTCTTTACCTATCAAATGCGACACTTataaattttactatatatGATGACGGAGACAACTTTTACAAAGTTGATCTATGTACTCCATGTCTTTGTACATTTGTTTTTACCGGTACCCCATATCAGAGAATTTCTGGGTGCAATGCTTCTTCTCTTAAGCATGTTGATATTGATGCCGATATATCTTCATGTCCTGGTGACCCTCCTCTGTTTCTATTTAGCTGGCTGCTAGAGTTTgctaatataaaatcattgacaGTCTCTGCAGCTACTCTTCAG GTTCTCTCCTTACTTCCTAATTTGTTGAATATTAAACTCCCTTCCTTGGTTAACTTGAAGTCATTGAGAATTATTATAAAAGCACTTGAATATGGATTTCGCAAGAGACTGTGCGATGTCAAGTTACGGAAAGTCAAGTCAAAGAAAGAAGCTGCTAGGTTAAGAAAAGCATTTAAAAAAGGATTGGAACCATCTCCACTCGTACCTGAAGGAATAGTGGACTTCTTGCTTCAGAATTCACCCTCCGCAGAAGTTGACTTCATAGATGAAGAAAGGCTACCTCGTAGAGCGAGAGATTTATAA
- the LOC123915042 gene encoding putative F-box/FBD/LRR-repeat protein At1g78760, translated as MSDSTDEMTIELATKRVKLDDSENKDRLSDLPESIILHIMSFLNTEYAVRTCILSTKWKDIWKRLPALILRSYEFRSMEIFKKIVSNVLSLRDSSISLQSLDFERYNCRFETEMLKTVVNYALTHNVQRIGLYVNGGDIAQIPPTMFSCETLTHLKLSIHNGIRHKTVLFPESLNLPALTSLQLGNFTFCVRDNDSAEPFSILNRLNNLLISDCTVKGTDTLCISSATLVNLTIYNNSNDYYKIELRTPSLCTFAFCGTPCQSISGSNVSSLKHVDIHAEAEVVSYSLGPPMFLFSWLLEFANIKSLTVTATTLQVLSLFPGMFKFNFPSLGNLKSLRVEFDEIPYKFRMLLCKVKLLTVESEEETARITKAFELGSEPSPPIPVGMVDFLLQNSSSAEVKYVDCTKKPLRPRRL; from the exons ATGTCGGATTCAACTGATGAGATGACGATTGAATTAGCGACAAAGAGAGTAAAGCTCGACGATAGTGAAAATAAAGACAGACTCAGTGACTTACCTGAATCCATTATTCTTCACATAATGTCATTTTTAAATACTGAATATGCCGTTAGAACTTGCATTTTGTCTACAAAATGGAAAGATATCTGGAAACGTCTTCCTGCCCTTATATTGCGTTCCTATGAGTTTAGATCTATGGagatattcaaaaaaattgtgtCCAATGTTTTATCTCTTCGTGATTCCTCTATCTCATTGCAGTCTCTCGATTTTGAGCGTTATAATTGTCGCTTTGAGACAGAAATGCTCAAAACGGTTGTGAATTATGCTCTTACTCACAATGTCCAACGAATAGGACTTTATGTCAATGGTGGTGACATTGCACAAATTCCGCCTACCATGTTTTCATGTGAGACTTTAACACATCTTAAGCTTTCCATTCACAATGGCATCCGTCATAAAACAGTACTATTTCCAGAATCTCTCAATTTGCCGGCATTAACTAGCTTGCAACTAGGGAATTTCACATTTTGTGTTCGCGATAATGACAGTGCTGAACCATTTTCAATCCTtaataggttgaataacttgcTTATTTCCGATTGTACCGTGAAAGGTACAGACACCCTCTGCATATCAAGTGCAACACTTGTCAATTTAACGATATACAATAACTCAAATGACTATTACAAAATTGAGCTACGTACTCCAAGTCTTTGTACGTTTGCTTTTTGTGGTACTCCTTGTCAGAGTATCTCTGGGAGCAATGTTTCTTCTCTTAAACATGTGGATATTCATGCAGAAGCAGAAGTAGTTTCATATAGCCTCGGACCTCCTATGTTTCTGTTTAGCTGGCTCCTAGAGTTTGCTAATATAAAATCCTTGACCGTCACTGCAACTACTCTTCAG GTTCTCTCCTTATTTCCTGGCATGTTTAAGTTCAACTTCCCTTCCTTGGGTAACTTGAAGTCATTGAGAGTGGAGTTTGATGAAATTCCATACAAATTTCGCATGTTACTGTGCAAGGTCAAGTTACTGACAGTTGAGTCAGAGGAAGAAACAGCCCGGATAACAAAAGCATTTGAATTAGGATCCGAACCGTCTCCACCCATACCTGTTGGAATGGTGGACTTCTTGCTTCAAAATTCATCCTCTGCAGAAGTTAAGTACGTCGATTGCACAAAAAAACCTCTTAGACCGAGACGTTTATAA